The proteins below are encoded in one region of Rhododendron vialii isolate Sample 1 chromosome 7a, ASM3025357v1:
- the LOC131334518 gene encoding uncharacterized protein LOC131334518, with product MRVEDDLGGSVKEICDTSLLERRNNLFQLASNVIDDAVLTEDGTQILEEALCSVQKKLCSMNFGSEDGKASAIQVSIPHEQSFKEPLKVRAKGCGKRLKGGKEKAVKKSRHCNGCGLTGQSHDKRNCPKLQNISSQDIRLNDDDDDDDMDFVDDCKCSFKLIL from the exons ATGAGAGTTGAAGATGACTTGGGTGGGTCCGTCAAAGAAATATGCGACACTTCTTTGTTAGAGAGGCGAAATAATCTCTTCCAACTTGCTTCTAACGTAATTGATGACGCCGTATTAACTGAAGATGGAACTCAAATTTTGGAAGAAGCTTTGTGTTCGGTTCAAAAGAAGTTATGTTCCATGAATTTTGGAAGCGAAGATGGCAAAGCAAGTGCTATCCAAGTGTCTATTCCTCATGAACAAAGTTTCAAAGAACCGCTTAAAGTTAGGGCAAAGGGTTGTGGTAAGAGATTGAAGGGAGGAAAAGAGAAGGCGGTCAAGAAGAGTAGGCATTGTAACGGTTGTGGGTTAACCGGACAGTCGCATGACAAAAGGAACTGTCCAAAACTTCAAAACAT ATCTTCTCAAGATATTAGGTTGAatgatgacgacgacgacgacgacatGGACTTTGTCGATGATTGTAAGTGTTCATTTAAATTAATTCTTTAG